A genomic segment from Lemur catta isolate mLemCat1 chromosome 9, mLemCat1.pri, whole genome shotgun sequence encodes:
- the ZHX1 gene encoding zinc fingers and homeoboxes protein 1, producing the protein MASRRKSTTPCMVLASEQDPDLELISDLDEGPPVLTPVENTRAESISSDEEVHESVDSDNQQNKKVEGGYECKYCTFQTPDLNMFTFHVDSEHPNVVLNSSYVCVECNFLTKRYDALSEHNLKYHPGEENFKLTMVKRNNQTIFEQTINDLTFDGSFVKEENAEQAESTEVSSSGISISKTPIMKMMKNKVENKRITVHHNSAEDVPEEKENEIKSDREEIVENPSSSASESNTSTSIVNRIHPSTATTVVTPAAVLPGLAQVITAVSAQQNSNLIPKVLIPVNSIPTYNAALDNNPLLLNTYNKFPYPTMSEITVLSAQAKYTEEQIKIWFSAQRLKHGVSWTPEEVEEARRKQFNGTVHTVPQTITVIPTHISTGSNGLPSILQTCQIVGQPGLVLTQVAGANTLPVTAPIALTVAGVPNQTNVQKSQVPAAQPNAETKPATAAVPTSQNVKHETALVNPDSFGIRAKKTKEQLAELKVSYLKNQFPHDSEIIRLMKITGLTKGEIKKWFSDTRYNQRNSKSNQCLHLNNDSSTTIIIDSSDETTESPTVVTSQHKQSWNPFPDFTPQKFKEKTAEQLRVLQASFLNSSVLTDEELNRLRAQTKLTRREIDAWFTEKKKSKALKEEKMEIDESNAGSSKEEAGETSPGDEAGAAKSGSTGKICKKTPEQLHMLKSAFVRTQWPSPEEYDKLAKESGLARTDIVSWFGDTRYAWKNGNLKWYYYYQSANSSSMNGLSSLRKRGRGRPKGRGRGRPRGRPRGSKRINNWDRGPSLIKFKTGTAILKDYYLKHKFLNEQDLDELVNKSHMGYEQVREWFAERQRRSELGIELFEENEEEDEVIDDQEEDEEETDDSDTWEPPRHVKRKLSKSDD; encoded by the coding sequence ATGGCAAGCAGGCGAAAATCAACAACACCGTGCATGGTCCTTGCCAGTGAACAAGATCCAGACCTTGAATTGATATCAGATTTGGATGAGGGTCCTCCTGTACTTACACCTGTAGAAAACACCAGAGCAGAGAGTATCTCAAGTGACGAAGAAGTTCATGAATCTGTGGATTCTGACaatcagcaaaataaaaaggTTGAAGGTGGCTATGAATGTAAATATTGTACTTTTCAAACTCCGGATCTAAATATGTTTACTTTTCATGTGGATTCAGAACATCCCAATGTAGTGCTAAATTCATCCTATGTTTGTGTTGAATGCAATTTTCTTACCAAAAGGTATGATGCACTTTCTGAGCATAATCTGAAATATCACCCAGGAGAAGAGAATTTTAAGTTGACTATGGTGAAACGTAATAACCAGACAATCTTTGAACAAACAATAAATGATCTGACTTTCGATGGTAGTTTTGTTAAAGAGGAGAATGCTGAGCAAGCAGAATCTACAGAAGTTTCTTCTTCAGGAATATCTATCAGTAAAACTCCTAtcatgaaaatgatgaaaaataaagtagagaACAAACGGATTACAGTTCATCATAACTCAGCTGAGGACGTTcctgaagagaaagagaatgaaatcaaatCAGACCGTGAAGAAATTGTAGAAAATCCAAGTTCTTCAGCTTCTGAATCTAATACAAGTACTTCCATTGTGAACAGAATACATCCAAGTACTGCCACTACGGTAGTGACACCAGCAGCCGTTCTTCCTGGATTAGCACAGGTGATAACAGCTGTATCAGCTCAGCAGAATTCTAACTTGATTCCCAAAGTCTTAATCCCCGTTAATAGCATTCCCACCTATAATGCTGCATTAGATAACAACCCCCTTTTACTTAACACCTACAACAAATTCCCTTATCCAACAATGTCAGAAATTACAGTTCTTTCTGCTCAAGCAAAATATACAGAGGAACAGATCAAGATATGGTTTTCAGCCCAACGTCTAAAACATGGTGTTAGTTGGACTCCTGAGGAAGTAGAGGAGGCAAGAAGAAAACAGTTCAACGGAACAGTGCATACTGTACCTCAGACCATAACTGTTATTCCTACACACATTTCTACAGGGAGCAATGGTTTACCATCTATTTTACAGACATGCCAAATAGTTGGTCAACCAGGTCTGGTCCTTACTCAAGTAGCTGGAGCAAACACCTTGCCAGTAACAGCACCTATAGCCTTGACGGTGGCAGGGGTTCCAAATCAAACAAATGTACAGAAAAGTCAGGTACCTGCTGCTCAGCCTAATGCAGAAACAAAGCCAGCAACAGCAGCAGTTCCAACTTCTCAAAATGTCAAACATGAAACTGCATTGGTAAACCCTGATTCATTCGGCATCCGGGCAAAAAAGACTAAAGAGCAACTTGCAGAATTAAAAGTTAGCTACCTTAAAAATCAGTTTCCCCATGATTCAGAAATTATCAGACTTATGAAAATAACAGGCCTGACGAAAGGAGAGATTAAAAAATGGTTTAGTGACACAAGGTACAACCAGAGAAATTCAAAGAGTAATCAGTGCTTACATCTCAACAACGATTCCTCTACCACCATTATTATAGACTCCAGTGATGAAACCACAGAATCCCCAACTGTTGTTACTTCACAGCATAAGCAATCATGGAATCCTTTTCCTGACTTTACCCCCCAAAAGTTTAAAGAGAAAACTGCAGAGCAGCTTCGTGTCCTTCAGGCAAGTTTTCTCAACAGCTCTGTACTTACAGATGAAGAATTAAATAGGTTAAGAGCGCAAACCAAACTTACCAGAAGAGAAATTGATGCTTGGTTTacagagaagaagaaatcaaaagctttaaaggaagagaaaatggaaatagatGAAAGTAATGCAGGTAGTTCCAAAGAAGAAGCTGGGGAAACTTCTCCCGGAGATGAAGCTGGTGCAGCTAAGTCAGGGAGTACTGGCAAGATATGTAAAAAAACACCTGAGCAGTTGCACATGCTTAAAAGTGCATTTGTTCGAACACAGTGGCCATCACCAGAAGAGTATGATAAGTTGGCCAAAGAAAGTGGGCTTGCTAGAACAGACATAGTTAGTTGGTTTGGGGACACCCGTTATGCTTGGAAAAATGGAAACTTGAAATGGTACTACTACTATCAAAGTGCCAATTCGAGTAGTATGAATGGTCTGTCTTCCCTtaggaaaagagggagagggagacccAAAGGACGGGGAAGAGGAAGACCACGTGGGCGGCCTAGAGGAAGCAAAAGAATTAACAACTGGGACAGGGGACCGTCactcataaaatttaaaactggaaCTGCAATACTTAAGGATTATTACCTGAAGCACAAATTTCTTAATGAGCAGGACCTTGATGAACTTGTTAACAAATCACATATGGGCTATGAGCAGGTCAGAGAATGGTTTGCAGAAAGACAGAGAAGATCAGAATTAGGTATAGAATTATttgaggaaaatgaggaggaagatgaagtTATTGACGACCAGGAAGAAGACGAAGAAGAAACAGATGATAGTGACACTTGGGAACCCCCACGACATGTGAAGCGGAAGCTTTCTAAATCAGATGACTGa